A region of the Oncorhynchus clarkii lewisi isolate Uvic-CL-2024 chromosome 4, UVic_Ocla_1.0, whole genome shotgun sequence genome:
taactcctaccctaaccttagccataacccttacctaacctaaACCGTTTCACATTTCAACTTCATTGGGGTGACATCAAGAgttgggatgtcccaaggataCCGTTTAGACTTTCCCCACTTAGTGACTCTGGGAAGATCTCAATTGTAAACTCCTCGTATCCTCTTTTCTCGTCTTCTTCTCAAAatccattggaggagaaggtcacaggggagggacctctggcCTTCTCATCCAATGGATTTTGACAAGGAGGAAATGATGGATGCAAGGAATCAAGAAAATGCCATTGAGATTCTGCCAAATTAAGCATAATTGGGGACGAAGTTTCGTATCATGTTTTGAAAATTATTTCGGGTGCAACCAGGATGCCACTTTGCTTAACTATATACATTTAACTGTGTCTTTTGTATTTGAAAGATTCTTTTCACTGTTAACTTCCAGATGTTTCTAAAAACGTATTGCAAGTGAGGATTATTAACGTTTCTAATTGTAGTGGGATTGTAGTTCACATGGTCCCAGCTGCCCTCCATACAATCAGCTGATAACCCAAAAGGGTGTATGCTGGAAGCACCTTTGTGTTTTCGAGAGCTACTTGTTGCTAAGTTTATTTGCTCAAACAGGAAAGACTGAGATCATATCACGTCTCATCAATTTCATGATAGCTACAACTAGCTAACAATATTTTTGTCATTTTGCAGACATGGTAAACTCAAACACTGACTTCAAATCAAGAATCTAAGAACAATCCAAGTTACTGTTTATATAGTGAGTCAGAAGATGGAGGAGTTGTACACCCTTGAGAGGGAGGTCGGACGAGGCAGTTACGGGGTGGTCTTCGAGGGCCACATGGCTAAAACAGGCGAGCGGGTTGCCATAAAACGCCTGCCCTGCAGTAGCCCAGAGTGCATCGAGCTTTACCTCCAGGAGCTGTGGGCTATGAGAACCACGGCCAAGAACCACCCCAATGTCATCGCCCTCCATGGCTGCCTGCTGCAGACCGGACCCAAGACCCTGCAGCCCCTCAGGCCAGGCAGGCTGCCTCTGGACCTGGTGGAGAGCGCCCTAAAAGGGAGCGTGGTGGGGATAAAGCAGAGCCAGGAGGAGAAAAGGACTAAGTCAGACTCCTCCCGGTCAAAAACTAAGAACAGAACTAACTCAGGTGGTCTCTTCAGAACCAAGAGCAGATTGAGAACTAACTCCGAGTCAGACTTCTTCAGGTCCAAATCCCAGGAATCAACTAACTCTGACTTATCCATGTCCAAAACGCCTGTGAGGAAAATTTCTGGCCTCTCCAGGCCCAGAAAGAGACCAGCCCCCACAGGAGAGAAGGACAACCGTGGTCCCAAGCGCTGCTTGGCCCTGTGGCTGGTGATGGAGTACTGTGATGGGGGAGACCTGAACCACtacctgttgtccagacctccaGAAAGCCAGAGAAACCACAGTGTGGTCCAGCAGCTAAGCTCAGCCATGGCCTTCCTCCACCGCCTCCGCATCGTACACAGAGACCTGAAGCCAGATAACGTGCTTGTCTGTCTCACGCGTAACGGGCCTCTCATCAAGGTAGGTGCACCAAAATtcaaagggaagggaaaggggggtgTGTCTGTGGTAAGAAGATGAACACTTCAGTGTAACCACGGTCCCAACTGAACACTTCAGTGtaaccgaatacaacaggttaccttACCAGGTTACCTTAAGCACCTTACCGTGCTTACTCACAAGGCCTTAAccaacaacaatgcagttaaagaaatatacttaagaaaatatttactaaataaactaaagtaaaaaataaaatataaatatatataaacctttgggtaccggtactgagtcaatgtgcgggggtacaggttagttgaggtaatatgtacatgtaggtagaggtaaagtgactgcatagataataaacagtgagtagcagcagtgtaaaaacaaaagggggggtcaatgtaattagtcctgtggccatttgattaattgttcaccagttaagaagctgttcaggagccttttagacctagacttggcgctccggtactgctttccatgcggtagcagagagcacagtctatgatttgggtgactggagtcctataccattttttgggccttcctctgacaccgcctagtatatagatcctggatggcaggaagcttggcccaagtgatggGCTGTACTCGTTACCCTCTGTTGCACCTTACGGTCAGACGCCGAGCAGTTTGCAATATGCCGGGcggtgatggtgcagctgtagaacattttgaggatctggggacccatgccaaatcttttcagtctcctgaggggggaaaggtGATGTCGTGcgctcttcacgactgtcttggtgtgtttggaccatgatagtttgttggtgatgtggacaccaaggaacttgaaactctcgacccgctccacttcagccctgtcgatgttaacaGGGGCCTGTTGgaccttccttttcctgtagtccacgatcatctcctttgtcttgatcacattgagggagagattgttatcctggcaccacactgccaggtctctgaccacctccctataggctgtctcatcgttgttggtgatcaggcctaccactgttgtcgtcagcaaacttaatgatggtgttggagttgtgcctggccacgcagtcgtgggtgaacgggGAATACAGGAGACGACTAAGCACGCATCCCTGAGGATGCGTTGAGGATCAGCATTGCGGATGTGTTCTTGCCTACTCTTACCgcctgagggcggcccgtcaggaagtccaggatctagttgaagagggaggtgtttagtcccatggtccttagcttagtgatgagctttgtttgcactatggtgttgaacgctgagctgtagtcaaagaaCAGCATTCTGACTTAAGTGTTCCtttttccaggtgggaaagggcagtgtggagtgcgatagaGATTACGTCCGTAAtagtagtccgtaatagtttgcaagccctgccacattcggcgagcatcagagccggtgtagtaggattcaatcttagtcttgTTTTGATGCTATGACTGTTTGGTAGTTGATCTAAAgatatagcgggatttcttatgtgtccggattagtgttccgctccttgaaagtggcaggtCTAGCCTTtaacttctggttgggatatgtacgtacgatcactgtggggaatgacgtcgtcgatgcacttatttagttatttaattttgaatttttacccccttttctcc
Encoded here:
- the LOC139407892 gene encoding serine/threonine-protein kinase pdik1l-B; protein product: MEELYTLEREVGRGSYGVVFEGHMAKTGERVAIKRLPCSSPECIELYLQELWAMRTTAKNHPNVIALHGCLLQTGPKTLQPLRPGRLPLDLVESALKGSVVGIKQSQEEKRTKSDSSRSKTKNRTNSGGLFRTKSRLRTNSESDFFRSKSQESTNSDLSMSKTPVRKISGLSRPRKRPAPTGEKDNRGPKRCLALWLVMEYCDGGDLNHYLLSRPPESQRNHSVVQQLSSAMAFLHRLRIVHRDLKPDNVLVCLTRNGPLIKVADFGLSKMSVEGGQGTEGDTSLTRQHFSSTCGSDFYMAPEVWGGLTYTAQADIFSLGVMFWAVLERLTFLEEGSTQEQLGAYVCKARWLMPLGEALCENPDLQVCIPMKSRRAPSLPPPPGQAVCTLLLDMLASDPDARPTAAQLEDRVRSAMEEDAQ